A part of Bosea sp. (in: a-proteobacteria) genomic DNA contains:
- a CDS encoding transposase: MHIGMDADSGDIVAFDLADKDVDDAAHVSVLLDQISTPIASFMGDGALDTGAV, translated from the coding sequence CTGCATATCGGCATGGATGCAGACAGCGGCGACATCGTCGCCTTCGATCTCGCCGACAAGGATGTCGACGATGCCGCGCATGTGTCTGTCTTGCTCGATCAGATCAGCACGCCCATCGCCTCATTTATGGGGGATGGCGCCCTTGACACAGGAGCCGTTTAG